Below is a window of Halalkalicoccus subterraneus DNA.
TCGACCGACCAGAGCTCCTCGCCGGTCGCGGCGTCGAGCGCATAGAAGACTCCGTCGAAGCTCCCGACGAAGACCCGTCCGTCGCTCACTGCGGGGCTGGCGACGACCTCCGCGCCCGTCTCGACCTCCCAGTCGTTATCGCCGAGCGCGTAGACGGTTCCGTCGTCCGCGCCGACGTAGACCGTGTCGTCGACGATCGCCGGCGAGGATCCCACGTCGCCATTGGTGGCGAAACGCTCGGCCTCCTCGCCGTCCCCAACTGAGAGCGCGAGGACTGCGTCCCCGAACCCGCCGACGTACGCGAAGGCCCCTTCGACCGTCACCGAGGAGAAGACGTCCCCGCCCGCATCGAACGTCCACTCCTCGTCGCCCGATGCCGCCTCCAGTGCGTACAGCGTGTCGTCGTAGCTGCCGACGTAGACGGTCCCGTCGACGACCGTCGGCGAGGCGTAGATCGCTCCGCCGGTTTCGGCCGTCCATGCGACCTCTGGATCGGTGGGTCCGCTCGCGTCGGGGAGATGACCCGTGTTTTCGACGTCCGCTCGGTAGGTCGGCCAGTCGACGGTCGACGACTCGGCGT
It encodes the following:
- a CDS encoding outer membrane protein assembly factor BamB family protein; translated protein: MDGTDPRRRRVLAALGAGALYGIAGCTDDDESDDTGAPAANGSDGGSDELPENDTEEGNEGEGNAESSTVDWPTYRADVENTGHLPDASGPTDPEVAWTAETGGAIYASPTVVDGTVYVGSYDDTLYALEAASGDEEWTFDAGGDVFSSVTVEGAFAYVGGFGDAVLALSVGDGEEAERFATNGDVGSSPAIVDDTVYVGADDGTVYALGDNDWEVETGAEVVASPAVSDGRVFVGSFDGVFYALDAATGEELWSV